One Thunnus thynnus chromosome 18, fThuThy2.1, whole genome shotgun sequence genomic region harbors:
- the rps29 gene encoding 40S ribosomal protein S29 — translation MGHQQLYWSHPRKFGQGSRSCRVCSNRHGLIRKYGLNMCRQCFRQYAKDIGFVKLD, via the exons ATGGGCCACCAGCAGCTCTATTGGAGTCACCCCAGAAAATTCGGACAGGGATCCCGATCCTG CCGGGTATGCTCGAACAGACATGGTCTGATCCGTAAATACGGGCTCAACATGTGCCGCCAGTGCTTCAGGCAGTACGCTAAAGACATCGGTTTTGTCAAG CTGGACTAG
- the mgat2 gene encoding alpha-1,6-mannosyl-glycoprotein 2-beta-N-acetylglucosaminyltransferase: protein MRFRIYKRKVVILTLVVVICGLAFWSSGRQKKNDSGAFPKEVETARRSSSSISSSSSSINNNIQVQATPAVSRAPAPPPVIIQANETHPEKLKDKEKIPKPDVDNTTLVYRGIVFQLNFDQTIRNEEKFKTARQKDDLVVVVQVHNRPDYLKLLVDSLRKARGVESILLIFSHDYWSPEINKVVASVDFCQVLQIFFPFSIQLYPQEFPGNDPRDCPRDIPKKDALKLGCINAEYPDSFGHYREAKFSQTKHHWWWKLHFVWDRVRVLKDHKGLVLLIEEDHFMSPDFIHLLKLMSALKREQCTDCDILSLGSYSHIGYSSKANKVEVKAWKSTEHNMGMALSRETYQKLIQCTDTFCTYDDYNWDWSLQHLTVSCLPSYWKVMVSEAPRIFHAGDCGMHHKKASCMPISQKTKIENILQSSGNQLFPKNLLIAKRLPANGAGGVAPHVKNGGWGDIRDHELCKSYVRLQ from the coding sequence ATGAGATTCCGAATCTACAAGAGGAAGGTGGTGATACTGACTCTGGTGGTTGTCATCTGTGGCTTAGCTTTCTGGAGCAGTGGAAGGCAGAAGAAAAACGACAGTGGAGCGTTCCCCAAGGAAGTGGAGACGGCGcggagaagcagcagcagcattagcagcagcagtagtagcaTCAATAACAATATCCAGGTGCAAGCCACACCTGCTGTTAGCCGGGCACCTGCTCCACCCCCAGTTATCATACAAGCAAATGAAACACACCCCGAAAAACTAAAGGATAAAGAGAAAATACCCAAACCAGATGTAGACAACACTACTTTAGTCTACCGTGGTATTGTCTTCCAGCTTAACTTCGACCAGACGATAAGAAATGAGGAGAAGTTTAAGACAGCGCGACAGAAAGATGATCTGGTTGTTGTAGTTCAGGTCCACAACCGACCGGACTACCTTAAGCTGTTAGTGGACAGTTTGCGGAAGGCTAGAGGTGTGGAAAGCATACTGCtgatattcagccatgactacTGGTCTCCTGAGATAAATAAAGTGGTGGCCTCTGTTGACTTCTGTCAGGTCCTTCAGATTTTCTTCCCTTTCAGCATCCAGCTGTACCCCCAGGAGTTCCCCGGAAACGACCCCAGAGACTGCCCCAGAGACATTCCCAAAAAAGACGCCTTAAAGCTGGGATGCATCAACGCAGAATACCCTGACTCATTCGGCCACTACCGTGAGGCCAAGTTCTCCCAGACCAAGCACCACTGGTGGTGGAAGTTGCACTTTGTATGGGACAGAGTTCGGGTTCTGAAGGACCATAAGGGTCTGGTCCTGCTGATCGAGGAGGACCACTTTATGTCTCCGGACTTTATCCATCTCTTAAAGCTGATGTCGGCTCTCAAAAGGGAGCAGTGCACTGACTGCGACATCCTCTCGCTTGGGAGCTACAGCCACATCGGCTACTCCAGCAAAGCAAACAAGGTGGAGGTAAAAGCCTGGAAGTCCACTGAGCACAACATGGGGATGGCTCTGAGTCGAGAAACGTACCAGAAGCTCATCCAATGCACCGACACGTTCTGCACTTACGACGACTACAACTGGGACTGGTCCTTACAGCACCTGACCGTGTCCTGCCTGCCCTCTTACTGGAAGGTCATGGTGAGTGAGGCACCACGGATTTTCCACGCCGGGGACTGTGGCATGCACCACAAGAAGGCTTCTTGCATGCCGATAAGCCAGAAAACTAAAATAGAAAACATCCTGCAGAGCAGTGGGAACCAGCTGTTCCCAAAGAACCTCCTGATAGCTAAGAGACTGCCAGCCAACGGGGCCGGAGGTGTGGCCCCACACGTGAAAAATGGAGGCTGGGGAGATATCAGGGACCATGAACTCTGCAAGAGTTATGTTCGATTACAGTGA